GTGTCAGCGCGTCGAACGTGACCACGAGCGGGAACAGCGCGTACTCGGAGTATTTGAGCGGGCGAGCGACCGACAGCGCCCACGATTCGGTGTTTTCGATGGCGTAGGACTTCGGGGCGCTCTCGCCGAACAGCAGGACGACGGCCGTCACGCCGAACGTCGCCGCCAGCATCGCCCGCCCCTGGCTCGTGTACATCGCGAACAGTCCCGTCGCGATCGACGACATCGCGATGTTGACGAGGTTGTTCCCGACGAGGATCGTCACCAGCAGGCGGTGGGGGTCGTCCTTCAGCGCTTGGACGGTCTCGGCGCCGGGCGCCCCGTCCTCGACGAGCGCTTCGATGCGGTGGTGGGCCAGCGAGAACATCGCAATCTCGGCCGAGGAGAAAAACCCCGACAGGACCAGCAACACCAGCAGCGCCGCGCTGCCGGCGGCGGCCACGAGGGTCGTCGACGGCTCGAGACCGACGGCTCCCGATGCGGCTATCGGGCGAGCGACGTCGGCCAGTACCGCGGTCGCCTCGAGGCCGGACATACTACTCAGTCACCCACCGAGTCGGTGTTCGCCGAGGCCGGGAACTCGTCGTCGTCCAGCGCGGCCGCCTCCGACGCGGCCGGTCCGTCCTCGCTCTCCGGGAAGTAACACGCCGCCCGGTGGGTCTCGTCGCCGGTCTCGTCGATAGCCGGTTCGGCCTCCCGGCACGACTCCTGAGCCTTCGGACAGCGCGGGGCGAACGCACAGCCCGAGGGGAGGTCGACCGGGTCCGGCGGCTCGCCGTCGAGCAAGACGCGAGTCCGATCCGCGGTCGGGTCCTTCTCCGGCGCGGCCGACAGCAGCGACGCGGTGTACGGATGCTCGGGTTGGGCCGCGACGCGGTCGACGTCGCCCTCTTCGATGACTCGCCCGAGGTACATGATGGCCAGCCGATCCGAGACCTGCATCAGGCTCGCGAGGTCGTGAGAGATGTAGACGATCCCGATATCCTCGGCGTCGGCCAGCCCGCGCAGCAGATTCAGCAGGTTGACCTTCAGCGAGACGTCCAGCATCGACGCCGGCTCGTCGCAGATCAGGAAGTCGGGATCCAACACGAGTGCCTTGGCGACCGCCACGCGCTGGCGCTGCCCGCCGGAGAGCTCGTGGGGGTACTTGTCGAGGAACGTTTCGGCGGGGGTCAGCCCCACCTTCTCGAGCGTCTCGACGATAGCCCGCTCCTTCTCGTCGGTGCGGTAGTCGTGGATCGTCAGCGGCTCGCCGACGAGCTTGCGGACGGTCTGGCGCGGGTTCAGCGAGTCGAAGGGGTCCTGGAAGACGATCTGGACCTTCCGTCGGAACTCCGTGAGGTTGCCGTCTTGGTAGTACTCGTAGGGTTCCCCATCGAACGTCAGGTCGCCGCCGGTCGGCTCCTCGAGGAGGGCCATCGTCTCGCCGAGTGTCGACTTCCCGCAGCCGGACTCGCCGGCGACGCCGAGCACCTCCGAGCGCCGGACCGACAGCGAGACGCCGTCGACCGCCTTCACGCGGTCGGGGTCCGCGCCGCGGAACTTGTCCAGCAGCGGCTGACTCTGTTCGTAGTGTTTCTCCAGGTCGTCGGTCTCGAGGATAACTTCGCCGCGCTCGGAGTCGGCGTCGACGTCGTCGGGGATGCCCCACGTCTCCGGCTCGTCGGCGTCCTGTCTGAGTTGGGCCGCCTCCTTGACGCGGTGGCAGGCCGAGCGGTGGTTCCGGTTGGGGAGGTCGACCAAGTCCGGATGGGACTCCCCGCACTCGTCGGTAGCGAACGGACATCGGTCCCGAAACACGCAGGCCGTCGGCTCCTGGTTCAGGTTCGGCGGCGAGCCAGGGATCGCGACGGGGTCCTCGTCCCCTTCGCCGATCTCCGGGAAGGAGTTCTTCAGCCCCATCGTGTAGGGATTGGTCGGGTTGACGAGCACGTTGTCGACGCTGCCCTGTTCCATTACCTTCCCGCCGTAGAGGATCGACAGCTCGTCGCAGGTCTCGGCGATGACACCGATCTCGTGGGTGATCAGGAGCAGCGAGCTGTCCATCCGTTCTTGGATCTCGAGGATCTTGTCGATGATCTTGTCCTGGACGATGACGTCCAGCCCAGTCGTCGGCTCGTCGGCGATGATGAGGTCGGGCTCGAGGGCCAGGGCCATCGCGATGGTGACCCGCTGGCGCATCCCGCCGGAGAACTCGTGGGGGTAGTCGTCGATCCGGTCGGGGTCGAGGCCGACGATCTCGAACAGTTCGCGGACGCGATCGCGCGCTTTCGCGTCCGTGACGTTGCGGTGGGTGTGGATCGCCTGGGCGATCTGGTCCCCGGTCGACATCACCGGATCGAGCGAGTCCATCGCGCTCTGTGGGATGTAGGCGATATCCTCCCAGAGGATATCCCGGCGCTCGGCGTCCGAGAGCGTCGTGAGGTCCGTTCCCTTGAACTCGATCGTCCCGCTCTCGACGGTGCCGTTGCCGGGGAGCAGCCCCAGCAGCGCCTCAGCGGCGGTGGACTTCCCGGAGCCGGATTCGCCGGCGAGGCCGTAGTTGACGCCCTCGTCGATGGTGAAGGAGACGTCGTTGACGGCGTGGACTGGTTCGTCGTCGGTCGCGTACGTGACTGTCAGGTCTTCGACGTTGAGTAGCGTCATTGGTCGGTCTGGATTTCGGGGTTGATGACTTCCTCGTAGGCTCGGCCGATGAGGAACACCGAGGTGGTTATCGCGGCGATACCGACGGCCGGTGGGAGCACCCACCACCACGCGACGCGCATGTTACCCGACGCGAACACCTGCCGGAGCATCCGGCCCCAGCTGGTCATCGTCGGATCGCCGAAGCCGAGGAAGGCGAGACTCGCCTGTGCGGCGATCGCCCAGGCGACGCCGTAGGCGGTGTAGAGGAAGCCGATCGGCAGGACGTTCGGCGCGACGTGGTACAGCATCGTCCGCAGGTCGCTCGCGCCGCTGGCTCGAGCGGACTTGACGAACGTCCGCTCGCGGACCGACAGCACCTCCGAACGCACGACCCGCGCCGGCATCTTCCAGAGGAAGGCGGCGATGATCGCCGTGATCAGCCAGATGTTCGGCGTCATGAACGTCAGCAGCAGCAACGCCATGGGCATGAACGGCAGTGAGAACGTCAGGTCGGTCAGACGCATCAGGAGTTCGTCGACCCAGCCGCCGTAGTAGCCGCTGACGACGCCGACGCTGAAGCCGAGCGCGCCCGTACCCAGTCCGCCGAACAGGCCGACGATGAGCGTCGGCCGCGCGCCAGCGAGGAACTGGCTCAGCACGTCCTTCCCGTAGGCCGTCGTTCCGAAGAACGCGTCAGCGCTCGGGGCGGCGAGCCGGAGCACGGAGCCGCCGTCGCCGCGGACGGTGTGTTCGATCGGGTCGTGCGGGGCCAGGTACGGCCCGAACAGCCCGAGGAAGACGAACGCCGCGACGACGAGCATGCCGGCGAAGGCCATCGGGTCCTGTCGCAGGAACGCGAACTGATCGCGGACGGTCGTCCACAGTGCGTCGACTCGCTTGTACAACTCCGCCTTGGGTTTCGTTTCGGTGCTCATGCGGTTCCACCTCCGCTCGTCGAGACGGTCGGATCGAAGTACGCGTAGAGGACGTCCGCAAGCAGATTCGCCAGGATAACCGCAAGCGCCATGATGAAGACCGCGGCCTGGACCAGCGGGTAGTCCTGCTGCTGGATGGCCAGGACGAGTTCGCGGCCGATACCGGGCCAACTGAAGACCACCTCGAGCAGGATCAGTCCTTGGAAGATCATCCCCAGCCGCAGCGTGAAGTAGGTCAGGATGGGCAGCATCGAGTTCCGACCCGCGCGGGCCAACTGCTCCATCTCGGTGAGTCCCTTCGCCCGGTGGAGCTTGAGGAACTCCGAGCCGCGCTTCTCGACGACGCCGTTACGGGCCAGCAACAGGAAGTCGCCGCTGTAGTAGAGGACGGCGATGGTAAACGGGAGGATGTAGTGGTGAAGGAAGTCGAGCGAGCCGAACGTCTCGATGTAACCGTCCGGCGTCGCCCGGATCGAGCGCATCCCGAGCGCGGGGACGATCTCCAGGTTGTACGCGAAGACGATGATGAAGAAGATCGCCGTGATGAACACCGGCGTCGAGCGCAGCAGCGTCGTCGAGACGATGCTGAACTTCTCGAGGCGGCTGCCCCGGTTCCAGCCGGCGTACATGCCCAGTACCGAACTCAGGATCGCCGTCGTCACCAGCGCGGGCACCAGCAGGATCAGCGAGTTGATCAGCCGCGGCTCGAGGACGTCCCAGACCGGCTGGCTCCGCAGGATGGAGTAGCCGAACTGGAAGGTCAGCAGGCTCCCGAGGTAGTTGACGTACTGGACCCAGATCGACTGATCGAGGCCGTACATCGCCCGGATCTCGTCGATCTGCTCCTGGTTGAGGTTCCCCGAGGTGACGAGCGCCTCGAAGGGGCTCCCTGGCAGCAGCCGGAGGACGACGAAGATGACCGAGACC
Above is a genomic segment from Haloterrigena salifodinae containing:
- a CDS encoding dipeptide ABC transporter ATP-binding protein, with the translated sequence MTLLNVEDLTVTYATDDEPVHAVNDVSFTIDEGVNYGLAGESGSGKSTAAEALLGLLPGNGTVESGTIEFKGTDLTTLSDAERRDILWEDIAYIPQSAMDSLDPVMSTGDQIAQAIHTHRNVTDAKARDRVRELFEIVGLDPDRIDDYPHEFSGGMRQRVTIAMALALEPDLIIADEPTTGLDVIVQDKIIDKILEIQERMDSSLLLITHEIGVIAETCDELSILYGGKVMEQGSVDNVLVNPTNPYTMGLKNSFPEIGEGDEDPVAIPGSPPNLNQEPTACVFRDRCPFATDECGESHPDLVDLPNRNHRSACHRVKEAAQLRQDADEPETWGIPDDVDADSERGEVILETDDLEKHYEQSQPLLDKFRGADPDRVKAVDGVSLSVRRSEVLGVAGESGCGKSTLGETMALLEEPTGGDLTFDGEPYEYYQDGNLTEFRRKVQIVFQDPFDSLNPRQTVRKLVGEPLTIHDYRTDEKERAIVETLEKVGLTPAETFLDKYPHELSGGQRQRVAVAKALVLDPDFLICDEPASMLDVSLKVNLLNLLRGLADAEDIGIVYISHDLASLMQVSDRLAIMYLGRVIEEGDVDRVAAQPEHPYTASLLSAAPEKDPTADRTRVLLDGEPPDPVDLPSGCAFAPRCPKAQESCREAEPAIDETGDETHRAACYFPESEDGPAASEAAALDDDEFPASANTDSVGD
- a CDS encoding ABC transporter permease, with protein sequence MSTETKPKAELYKRVDALWTTVRDQFAFLRQDPMAFAGMLVVAAFVFLGLFGPYLAPHDPIEHTVRGDGGSVLRLAAPSADAFFGTTAYGKDVLSQFLAGARPTLIVGLFGGLGTGALGFSVGVVSGYYGGWVDELLMRLTDLTFSLPFMPMALLLLTFMTPNIWLITAIIAAFLWKMPARVVRSEVLSVRERTFVKSARASGASDLRTMLYHVAPNVLPIGFLYTAYGVAWAIAAQASLAFLGFGDPTMTSWGRMLRQVFASGNMRVAWWWVLPPAVGIAAITTSVFLIGRAYEEVINPEIQTDQ
- a CDS encoding ABC transporter permease — its product is MSKFQRFLLKRLAISVLLTLVAVSVIFVVLRLLPGSPFEALVTSGNLNQEQIDEIRAMYGLDQSIWVQYVNYLGSLLTFQFGYSILRSQPVWDVLEPRLINSLILLVPALVTTAILSSVLGMYAGWNRGSRLEKFSIVSTTLLRSTPVFITAIFFIIVFAYNLEIVPALGMRSIRATPDGYIETFGSLDFLHHYILPFTIAVLYYSGDFLLLARNGVVEKRGSEFLKLHRAKGLTEMEQLARAGRNSMLPILTYFTLRLGMIFQGLILLEVVFSWPGIGRELVLAIQQQDYPLVQAAVFIMALAVILANLLADVLYAYFDPTVSTSGGGTA